The genomic stretch AGGATCATTTGAGCCCAGCCAGGGTAACCTTGCAAGACccatgtaaagtaaaataaaatctggTGTTCAACATTTGCCTATCACACTACATTGCTTAGCTGTGGGGAGGAGAATCTCCCCTCAAAGGGACCACATCTCTACCAGGCCCATGGGGTACTGCCTTTGACAGAAGGGGCTATGGCACTGGAAGCCCTGGAAACCTCAGCCAAAACTCTAGGCGGGACCAAAGAATCTCTTTCCTCAAGTACTAGGGATAGAGCCCAGGGCCCCACTCATGCCACTCAGCCATGCCAGCTGCACGAGCTTCAAACCAACACACTGAAGTGTGGGGAAAAGTTCCTGGTAGGAGAGCACTGTACAAGTCAGACTGTCACTGCAGGGCGACTGAACGGCATGTCTTTCTGAGACTGCGGTGTGGCTGGGTGTGAGGTCAGCAGGGACCCCTGTTCTGATCGTAGGTGTCCCTATGTTGGGAGATGCAGCCTCTGCCATCTAGCTGGACGGTCTTCCTGAATTGCCTTCCCCTGAGAACACGCTCAGTGGCTAGGTCACCTGACTTGTTCAGGGATACCTGATGTCAAAGCTAACAGCTCCCAGGCTGGTGCTGCCTGTTGAGTATGACACAGGCTGTGCTAGGTTCCTGTGATCCTGATAGGTTTATTTACAAAGATGGGATAGAACACAGGCCTCTCACAGTGCTAAGACAAATCACACTGTGCTATACCTCAGGTCCACTGTCCTGGGAAGTATAGTCCAGCAGTTCCCCAACAAGGATGGAAAAGTGTGTTTTTCCTTCGTCCTTTTGGTGCCAGGACGGAACCCAGGGTCTTAAAGCACGGTTGCCTATTTCTTGGATTGAACACTAGGTAAAATTCTTTGCTTGCATTGAGGGGTTCTGTCTAATGAAAAGCTTCCCtcaaggggaataacctttgaaatgtaagtaaagaaatatatctaataaaaatttaaaaaaagaaaagctcccCTCAAAGAGTCAAAATGGACTAATAGGTATCTCAACGGCAGGTTGTGGCGCAGTGTGAAATTTTGGCTCTTTGGGAGAATGCTCTCGTAGCCACCCAGCTCCCTATCCCAAGGCAGAGCAGCTTTAGACTCCGGGAGGCATAGGTGCACCAGGCTCTACCTTGCCCAAAGCTGCTgtgatccccccacccccctccttaGACACCTATGTTGTGTAAACAGTGTCAGACACATTAGCCCCATCTTGCTACCTAATGGTGCCAGGGTGCGCTGAGTACAGAGCTCTTACCTGCTCCATGTTGGTGGCATCCAGGGCATCCTGTATCTGGCTGTCAGGCAGGAAGTCTAGTTCCATTGCAGAGGACTCCTGCCATGCAGCCTGGTCTCTGAGACTGGGAGCTGGCTGCTGCTTCCCTGCTGGGTGTACAGGAATGTCTGGGCTGCTGTGACAGGCCTTGGAGCTCTGGGGAGGGTCACTAGCTAGACAAGTGTGCTCTAGCTGAGAGGGGGTATGAGGGTACAGACTGAGGCCCTCCAAGTCTTGATCATAAGTTAGGCCACTTAACTCCACCACCTTTTCATCCATGGGCTGTGCTGGTAAAGGCAGCATTCCTATATCCCCTGGCAGCTGTCCATCAGAGCCAGGGTCCTTGGTCTTGACGGCAGGACCCATTTCCTGGGCTATATGGCTGGAATCTCCAGCTTCCACCATGGGCTCTTGTTTCACAGGTACTGCAGTCTCAGTGATGTTTGCCAGGGTCTCATCACCAGGGGACTTCTCTTTCCATCTGGTCTCCTTGCTGCCTGCTGGGGTCTCCTCAGCAAGAGTCCCACTGCAGCCTCCATCAGGGATCTGCCCATCTGGAGAGCCCAGCAGGCTGCCCACCTCTAGTGCACTGTGTTGCAGCACAGAGAGATCTAAGCTCACTTCTGTAATGACGCTGTCCATAAGAGAGGCACCCGCTGGGCTACCGAAGCTGGGTGCTGCAGCTGTGCTGTGAAGAATGTGTGTGGGGACAGAGAGGTCTTGAGCCACAGACCAGGTCTCTAGGCATGGTATGGTAGGATCTGAGGCAGGAACTAATGCTGAAGTGTAGAGGATGTCTTCTCCTTCCTGGGGTTCCCCAGAATGCTGGGCCTCTGCTTCCCCTCCTTGGGTACCTCCTTCCTGTGGGGTGCTGctatctgcctccctgccttcagcagcagcagccgacAGGGTTCTTCCCTGGCTACTACTGTCTTGAACTGTGGCCATCTCAAAACCATTGTTCTCCAAGCTTCCAGTATCTAGTGAGCTGGTCCTCTCCTTTGAGAGGGTACCATCTGGCTGTGTCTGGTCTTCTGGTCTTCTGGCATCATGGAGAGGGAACCTCAGGGACTCTCTCTGTGGTTGGCTGGCTGCTTCTAGGGCACCTAGCTCTGGCGTTGTTTCCTGTGGAAATAGAAGATTCAGCCCTGGACGTAGATAAGCAAGCACTCTGAAGAACATTTCCAGTTGAGGACCCTGTCCTCAAGATCAGATAGTTGTACCCACCACTGGGTACCACAGGGCTGTGGAAGCTGCTTTAGGCAGAGCTTTGTGCTAAGGCAGGAGGACAGGAGGTACACACACCCCTCCTTTTATGGGAACCTCCCTGCCAGCACCAAGCACTCAGAATCTCAGAGTATAACATTCCAGGTGGTAGGCTGTGGGGTGACTCCATAATAGGACATTTGCCTAGCtgcacaaggtcctgagttctataccCACGCCAGAGTCAGTGAAGGGTTAAAGGCTCTGCTACCCAATGGTACACCTCATCAGCTTACTGTGTTATCTTTgttgtgtaagtatgtatgtgcgcatgctggtacacacacatatgtgccatggtgtacatatggaagtcagaggacaacttgtgggagtctctCCTCCTAGGAGAGTCCTCAGATTGTCAGATCTGGTGACATGTGCCTTTACCAGCTAATCCATCTTGCCAGCTGCTTGTCCACTTACAGACGTAccagagccagtgagatggctcgaTGGTATAGGTGGCACTTTGTCAAGCctaatggcctgagtttgatccttggaatCCAGCTGATGAAGAGAACAGACTACACAGAGTTGCTTTCTtccacatgcacaacacacacacacacgttttattttatgtgtatgatacAGAGATTTTCCCTGCACCGCTGTATGTGCACCACTTTCATATCTGGTGCCCTGGAGGTCAAAGAGGGCATCATGtcctctggaaccagagttacagatcattgtgagctatcatgcaggtgctgggaattgaatctagattctctggaaaagcagccagtgcttttaactggtgaaccatctttccagccctcataTTTTTTTACACGGCTCCTGACTTGCACAGAAGCCCCAAGAAGCAGAGGAGGCTCTGGGAGCAGGCCTTCCTTTCTGAACTGACTATTTCCATGCAAACTGCATGTCACGGTGCCCTCAGTGACCTTAGATGTGATGGTTGACAAGTAGTACCCCCCAGACAGATAGCTGGAGAACTCCAGGAAGACCAAGGTCGATCAGCAGGAGCAGCCAACCTAGGGAAGGCTCTTACCTGGCTTGTGGTGCAGCTCTCTGGATCCTCTTCCCATGCCTTGGTTTTTCTAGTTACTGTCTTCCTTGGTTTGGCAAACTGAGGGACAAACCTCCCCACTGAGCTCTGTAAAAGGGACATAAGAACAAAGCAATGATATGAAAGGACAGGGTCTCAGAAagaccagcctagggatggcacttCCCTGCCTGCTAGGAAGCATTTCCCTCTCGGGTACAGACCAAACTGGCCCTTACTTTGGCTTTTTCTTCAGACTAGGTCtatctatgtagctctggctgtcttggagctcactatgtagaccaggctgcctctacctcctgaatgctgggactaaaggtatgtgtcaccatgctCAGCTCTTGCTTACTTTAAGGTTTCCCACCACCCCTGGATTTCTGGTTTTGAAATGAGATTTCatatagcttaggctggccttgatcttgaTGTATAgctgaagttgactttgaattcCTTCTACTTCTGGTCCTCCTATACTCACCTCTGaagtactagaattacaggtaAGGTAACATCATACCTGTTTTATGCAGCCTTGGGGTTAGACCCAGGTCTTCATTGCATGTTAGGGCGAGCATtccaccaactgagctacatcccaactGTACATCCCTTACCTACATCTCCAACCTTACcctgtttcattcattcattcactattgattgattgattggttgattgattgggtttttttgagacaaagttttctctgtgtagccctacagaaCTAgcagttctgtagaccaggttgtcctcgaactcacagagatcctcttgcctctcttCTTGCTGAGTGCAGAGATTAAAGATATATACCCCCACCGCCTAGCTCCTTACcctgtttcttgagacaaggtcttactctgtagcccagactagtCTAGAATTCACTGTttagtcaaggctggccttgaactcagaggttcacctgcctctgtttctcaaaTTCTTGTAGGCTCACAGACAACTGTTATCTTTACTCCTGCATGTCTCTGCGGCCCTGTGGGCAATAAGGTGCTGCTGGCCATGAACAGGATATAGAACTTAAAACAGGAGGCTCACCTGGGAAGGAGGCAGGGGGACCAGCTCTTTTGGTGATCCTGGGAGGTCAGAGGCAGCTCCTGTGTCCTCCACTGGGCAGCTGAgtggaaagaagcagagaaggacTGAAGTCCTTCCAGATATCATTTACATAGCAAGACAGAGGGTGGTCAGGGGTGCAGCTCCAGGAGGGGAGGAACATAGTATGTGAGGCTCTGAGCTCTATCCCcaacacgcacgcatacacacacacacagacacacatgtgcacacacacacagacacacacataggggcgcacacacacatgtgcacacacacacagacacacacacacacagacacacacacacacacacacacgtgtaccaCAGCACACCCATGCAtaccttctctctctcacactcaaaggataaagagggaTAAGAACCTAGATGAAAAGTGACTCTGAATCTTCAAGGGAGGCCCTGAGAGTCCTTTCACATCAATTCCTTGTTCTCTCCCATGGGGCtgaggatagaacccagggcctggcacctgcttggcaagtgctttaccactagGCTCCAGATTACCTGCTTTGAAAGGGTGAGATTTACAAAGACACAAGATCAATATACAAAGCACAatattaacaattaaaaaaaaatctgagaagaCAGCTCAGCGGGTAAAAGCCCTTGTCAGACATGTGTAAGGCCTGAATAAACACTGGGGGAGAGGTGCagccacctgtaatcccagcacccctaTGAGGAGATGTaaggaggaaaaggcaggagaACCCCTGAAAGCTTGTGAGCAGCTGGTCTGTGCATAACCTGCCTCAAGCAAGCAAAGTAGGACCAACAGACACCCTAGGTTATGTCTCTGACCTCCTTTCACATCCATACACactaaaaaagaagggaaggaaaggagggagggaggaaaaagaaagaaaatcttaaccaggcatggtggtgtgcacttCTAACCCCAATAcgaagaaagcagaggcaggtagatctctgtgagttcaaagcctacctagtctacacagcaagttccaggccagccagggttatgtTGTAAGACCGTGTCTCAGAAGGAATGAAGGTGCGGGGTAGTCCAGGAGAACTGTCATGCTCAACAGTTCCCATTCAGAACTCTATCCCGCCCTGCAGTTGCACACTGCAGTCATTTGGGTGGCTCTGGACACTGACAAGCTTCCCCCCACATTGTAAGTTATGTTTTATATTGACTTTCTTTTCTGTGACTGTTGCTGTATATAGGTATTTCTTAgggaaatatgtattttaaaaaatagctcggggttggggatttagctcagcagtagagcgcttccctaggaagcgcaaggccctgggttcggtccccagctccggaaaaaaaaaaaaaactcaaaataggTAGAATCTGGGctggaagagatggctcagtggttaagagcaccgactgctcttccagaggtcctaagttcaaatcccagcaaccacatggtgtctcgcaaccatctgtaatgggatccgatgccctcttctggtgtgtctgaagacagctacatgcactcatacataataaataaataaatctttaaaaataaaaaaggataggtagaatccttctcccaactcctctGGTCTTTGTAGACTGGGAGGCCACACAGCAGTGCCATCCCTACTGGCCTAGAAGTGAGTAGAGGATTGCATTTCTGTGCTTTTCTGGGAGGAAGGCTTAGGTGACATGTGGCTTACACAAGTCTGAGGAACCAATATTTGTGGCTTCATGGGTGCCACTGTTAGCAAGATTGTTGTGATGTGAaatcagacagacacacatgcagagcaGCTGTGGGGAGTGAGCACATGCCTCGGTACCTATAATTCAGTAAATGTGATCACCTAGGCCACAATATCTTCCCCAAAGATGTCAGCTACCAGTCATTTTGTTTCTCCTAGttcactttccttccttccttccttttggtgataaggtctcactatgtaacacaGCTGGCCTCAGACTAACAGATATCtatctgcctcagcttcccaggggattaaaggcatatgtcattATGACTGGCCTGATTTtcttatacatgtgtgtacatatgtgtgcacacatgcatgtagaatCCAAAGGACAACCTAAGGTGTCATCCTCAAAACAtcttgagacagtttctcactggcctggagctcatcaatTAGGCTGGACTGCTGGCACTGAGCCTCAGGGACCCAGCTGTCCTAGCCCCAGCCTTGGAATTACAGGagcacaccacaccaccactGAGACTTTTCCCATGGGCAACTTAGGTCTTTGCACAAGTTCCTTACCACCTGAACTATCTTCCCAACTTCTTCCAGTAGTGTGGTTGAGACTGAGATGGAATTGATGTTATCTGTGACCTTTCTCCAGTGAAAA from Rattus norvegicus strain BN/NHsdMcwi chromosome 19, GRCr8, whole genome shotgun sequence encodes the following:
- the Brme1 gene encoding break repair meiotic recombinase recruitment factor 1 isoform X4, with translation MNKKRQRNSGGSLHPSKPSKNPRLRDPRGSPQRSMTVHSHHSRESEDSSEPAPSVEPAGEEPQPAASSCPVEDTGAASDLPGSPKELVPLPPSQSSVGRFVPQFAKPRKTVTRKTKAWEEDPESCTTSQETTPELGALEAASQPQRESLRFPLHDARRPEDQTQPDGTLSKERTSSLDTGSLENNGFEMATVQDSSSQGRTLSAAAAEGREADSSTPQEGGTQGGEAEAQHSGEPQEGEDILYTSALVPASDPTIPCLETWSVAQDLSVPTHILHSTAAAPSFGSPAGASLMDSVITEVSLDLSVLQHSALEVGSLLGSPDGQIPDGGCSGTLAEETPAGSKETRWKEKSPGDETLANITETAVPVKQEPMVEAGDSSHIAQEMGPAVKTKDPGSDGQLPGDIGMLPLPAQPMDEKVVELSGLTYDQDLEGLSLYPHTPSQLEHTCLASDPPQSSKACHSSPDIPVHPAGKQQPAPSLRDQAAWQESSAMELDFLPDSQIQDALDATNMEQGFPSGNMSDPGWPVPSSYAIGGSPKAVAKPQPRPHVGTWAQEPYRMQDATDTVRGLVVELSSLNRLIMSTHRDLEAFKRRKTKSLPYLTKGLGSLARGDQGWRDL
- the Brme1 gene encoding break repair meiotic recombinase recruitment factor 1 isoform X3; this translates as MNKKRQRNSAPVPHKPEGVTDSCNLSAGDLEAEGSEVQDHPELHRGSLHPSKPSKNPRLRDPRGSPQRSMTVHSHHSRESEDSSEPAPSVEPAGEEPQPAASSCPVEDTGAASDLPGSPKELVPLPPSQSSVGRFVPQFAKPRKTVTRKTKAWEEDPESCTTSQETTPELGALEAASQPQRESLRFPLHDARRPEDQTQPDGTLSKERTSSLDTGSLENNGFEMATVQDSSSQGRTLSAAAAEGREADSSTPQEGGTQGGEAEAQHSGEPQEGEDILYTSALVPASDPTIPCLETWSVAQDLSVPTHILHSTAAAPSFGSPAGASLMDSVITEVSLDLSVLQHSALEVGSLLGSPDGQIPDGGCSGTLAEETPAGSKETRWKEKSPGDETLANITETAVPVKQEPMVEAGDSSHIAQEMGPAVKTKDPGSDGQLPGDIGMLPLPAQPMDEKVVELSGLTYDQDLEGLSLYPHTPSQLEHTCLASDPPQSSKACHSSPDIPVHPAGKQQPAPSLRDQAAWQESSAMELDFLPDSQIQDALDATNMEQGFPSGNMSDPGWPVPSSYAIGGSPKAVAKPQPSRLIMSTHRDLEAFKRRKTKSLPYLTKGLGSLARGDQGWRDL
- the Brme1 gene encoding break repair meiotic recombinase recruitment factor 1 isoform X7, with amino-acid sequence MTVHSHHSRESEDSSEPAPSVEPAGEEPQPAASSCPVEDTGAASDLPGSPKELVPLPPSQSSVGRFVPQFAKPRKTVTRKTKAWEEDPESCTTSQETTPELGALEAASQPQRESLRFPLHDARRPEDQTQPDGTLSKERTSSLDTGSLENNGFEMATVQDSSSQGRTLSAAAAEGREADSSTPQEGGTQGGEAEAQHSGEPQEGEDILYTSALVPASDPTIPCLETWSVAQDLSVPTHILHSTAAAPSFGSPAGASLMDSVITEVSLDLSVLQHSALEVGSLLGSPDGQIPDGGCSGTLAEETPAGSKETRWKEKSPGDETLANITETAVPVKQEPMVEAGDSSHIAQEMGPAVKTKDPGSDGQLPGDIGMLPLPAQPMDEKVVELSGLTYDQDLEGLSLYPHTPSQLEHTCLASDPPQSSKACHSSPDIPVHPAGKQQPAPSLRDQAAWQESSAMELDFLPDSQIQDALDATNMEQGFPSGNMSDPGWPVPSSYAIGGSPKAVAKPQPRPHVGTWAQEPYRMQDATDTVRGLVVELSSLNRLIMSTHRDLEAFKRRKTKSLPYLTKGLGSLARGDQGWRDL
- the Brme1 gene encoding break repair meiotic recombinase recruitment factor 1 isoform X1, whose amino-acid sequence is MRKWALHLEWGSLPSSHHGKHQNWPSCPHHRPTHLVQLWSCSAMLTAMLSLLESLPLTSLSKPGGSLHPSKPSKNPRLRDPRGSPQRSMTVHSHHSRESEDSSEPAPSVEPAGEEPQPAASSCPVEDTGAASDLPGSPKELVPLPPSQSSVGRFVPQFAKPRKTVTRKTKAWEEDPESCTTSQETTPELGALEAASQPQRESLRFPLHDARRPEDQTQPDGTLSKERTSSLDTGSLENNGFEMATVQDSSSQGRTLSAAAAEGREADSSTPQEGGTQGGEAEAQHSGEPQEGEDILYTSALVPASDPTIPCLETWSVAQDLSVPTHILHSTAAAPSFGSPAGASLMDSVITEVSLDLSVLQHSALEVGSLLGSPDGQIPDGGCSGTLAEETPAGSKETRWKEKSPGDETLANITETAVPVKQEPMVEAGDSSHIAQEMGPAVKTKDPGSDGQLPGDIGMLPLPAQPMDEKVVELSGLTYDQDLEGLSLYPHTPSQLEHTCLASDPPQSSKACHSSPDIPVHPAGKQQPAPSLRDQAAWQESSAMELDFLPDSQIQDALDATNMEQGFPSGNMSDPGWPVPSSYAIGGSPKAVAKPQPRPHVGTWAQEPYRMQDATDTVRGLVVELSSLNRLIMSTHRDLEAFKRRKTKSLPYLTKGLGSLARGDQGWRDL
- the Brme1 gene encoding break repair meiotic recombinase recruitment factor 1 isoform X5 yields the protein MNKKRQRNSGGSLHPSKPSKNPRLRDPRGSPQRSMTVHSHHSRESEDSSEPAPSVEPAGEEPQPAASSCPVEDTGAASDLPGSPKELVPLPPSQSSVGRFVPQFAKPRKTVTRKTKAWEEDPESCTTSQETTPELGALEAASQPQRESLRFPLHDARRPEDQTQPDGTLSKERTSSLDTGSLENNGFEMATVQDSSSQGRTLSAAAAEGREADSSTPQEGGTQGGEAEAQHSGEPQEGEDILYTSALVPASDPTIPCLETWSVAQDLSVPTHILHSTAAAPSFGSPAGASLMDSVITEVSLDLSVLQHSALEVGSLLGSPDGQIPDGGCSGTLAEETPAGSKETRWKEKSPGDETLANITETAVPVKQEPMVEAGDSSHIAQEMGPAVKTKDPGSDGQLPGDIGMLPLPAQPMDEKVVELSGLTYDQDLEGLSLYPHTPSQLEHTCLASDPPQSSKACHSSPDIPVHPAGKQQPAPSLRDQAAWQESSAMELDFLPDSQIQDALDATNMEQGFPSGNMSDPGWPVPSSYAIGGSPKAVAKPQPSRLIMSTHRDLEAFKRRKTKSLPYLTKGLGSLARGDQGWRDL
- the Brme1 gene encoding break repair meiotic recombinase recruitment factor 1 — encoded protein: MNKKRQRNSAPVPHKPEGVTDSCNLSAGDLEAEGSEVQDHPELHRGSLHPSKPSKNPRLRDPRGSPQRSMTVHSHHSRESEDSSEPAPSVEPAGEEPQPAASSCPVEDTGAASDLPGSPKELVPLPPSQSSVGRFVPQFAKPRKTVTRKTKAWEEDPESCTTSQETTPELGALEAASQPQRESLRFPLHDARRPEDQTQPDGTLSKERTSSLDTGSLENNGFEMATVQDSSSQGRTLSAAAAEGREADSSTPQEGGTQGGEAEAQHSGEPQEGEDILYTSALVPASDPTIPCLETWSVAQDLSVPTHILHSTAAAPSFGSPAGASLMDSVITEVSLDLSVLQHSALEVGSLLGSPDGQIPDGGCSGTLAEETPAGSKETRWKEKSPGDETLANITETAVPVKQEPMVEAGDSSHIAQEMGPAVKTKDPGSDGQLPGDIGMLPLPAQPMDEKVVELSGLTYDQDLEGLSLYPHTPSQLEHTCLASDPPQSSKACHSSPDIPVHPAGKQQPAPSLRDQAAWQESSAMELDFLPDSQIQDALDATNMEQGFPSGNMSDPGWPVPSSYAIGGSPKAVAKPQPRPHVGTWAQEPYRMQDATDTVRGLVVELSSLNRLIMSTHRDLEAFKRRKTKSLPYLTKGLGSLARGDQGWRDL
- the Brme1 gene encoding break repair meiotic recombinase recruitment factor 1 isoform X6 produces the protein MRKWALHLEWGSLPSSHHGKHQNWPSCPHHRPTHLVQLWSCSAMLTAMLSLLESLPLTSLSKPGGSLHPSKPSKNPRLRDPRGSPQRSMTVHSHHSRESEDSSEPAPSVEPAGEEPQPAASSCPVEDTGAASDLPGSPKELVPLPPSQSSVGRFVPQFAKPRKTVTRKTKAWEEDPESCTTSQETTPELGALEAASQPQRESLRFPLHDARRPEDQTQPDGTLSKERTSSLDTGSLENNGFEMATVQDSSSQGRTLSAAAAEGREADSSTPQEGGTQGGEAEAQHSGEPQEGEDILYTSALVPASDPTIPCLETWSVAQDLSVPTHILHSTAAAPSFGSPAGASLMDSVITEVSLDLSVLQHSALEVGSLLGSPDGQIPDGGCSGTLAEETPAGSKETRWKEKSPGDETLANITETAVPVKQEPMVEAGDSSHIAQEMGPAVKTKDPGSDGQLPGDIGMLPLPAQPMDEKVVELSGLTYDQDLEGLSLYPHTPSQLEHTCLASDPPQSSKACHSSPDIPVHPAGKQQPAPSLRDQAAWQESSAMELDFLPDSQIQDALDATNMEQVSVHYIVLAVLELVCKSDCP
- the Brme1 gene encoding break repair meiotic recombinase recruitment factor 1 isoform X2 → MRKWALHLEWGSLPSSHHGKHQNWPSCPHHRPTHLVQLWSCSAMLTAMLSLLESLPLTSLSKPGGSLHPSKPSKNPRLRDPRGSPQRSMTVHSHHSRESEDSSEPAPSVEPAGEEPQPAASSCPVEDTGAASDLPGSPKELVPLPPSQSSVGRFVPQFAKPRKTVTRKTKAWEEDPESCTTSQETTPELGALEAASQPQRESLRFPLHDARRPEDQTQPDGTLSKERTSSLDTGSLENNGFEMATVQDSSSQGRTLSAAAAEGREADSSTPQEGGTQGGEAEAQHSGEPQEGEDILYTSALVPASDPTIPCLETWSVAQDLSVPTHILHSTAAAPSFGSPAGASLMDSVITEVSLDLSVLQHSALEVGSLLGSPDGQIPDGGCSGTLAEETPAGSKETRWKEKSPGDETLANITETAVPVKQEPMVEAGDSSHIAQEMGPAVKTKDPGSDGQLPGDIGMLPLPAQPMDEKVVELSGLTYDQDLEGLSLYPHTPSQLEHTCLASDPPQSSKACHSSPDIPVHPAGKQQPAPSLRDQAAWQESSAMELDFLPDSQIQDALDATNMEQGFPSGNMSDPGWPVPSSYAIGGSPKAVAKPQPSRLIMSTHRDLEAFKRRKTKSLPYLTKGLGSLARGDQGWRDL